The following coding sequences are from one Virgibacillus necropolis window:
- a CDS encoding GntP family permease gives MFGILLGLIVLMVLAYLGWSIIWVAPIAAGVVALTGGLDLLEAYKDTYMGGFVSFAKDWFPVFMLGAVFGKLMEDTGMARSVAVATTKIIGTERAILGVLVSAAVLTYGGVSLFVVVFAVYPLALTLFREANISRKLIPATVALGAFTFTMTAIPGTPQIQNLIPIDYYQTSATAAPIMGIIAGLIMAVGGYLYLRWREKKLTANGETYTEPKDNKIFKVEGKTPSFILSLLPLLTVLITLNVFKWDIVPSLISGIVLIMLLNLSKFKGFVKAINSGAVGSVTAIINTSAAVGFGTVVKAVPGFDKLTEVLLGVKGNPLISEAIAVNVLAGATGSASGGLGIALEALGDKYYKIAQNTGIDPEHLHRVASLSSGGLDALPHNGAVLTLFAITGLTHKDSYKDIFVVAVLIPVISVLVVILLTFIGIY, from the coding sequence ATGTTTGGTATATTACTTGGTCTTATTGTTTTAATGGTATTAGCCTACTTGGGTTGGTCAATTATTTGGGTGGCGCCTATTGCTGCGGGGGTAGTGGCGCTCACAGGGGGGCTTGATCTACTTGAAGCGTATAAAGACACATATATGGGCGGTTTTGTGTCATTTGCAAAAGATTGGTTCCCAGTCTTCATGCTTGGGGCAGTGTTTGGAAAGTTAATGGAAGATACAGGTATGGCAAGATCGGTCGCGGTTGCGACAACAAAAATTATTGGCACCGAGCGTGCAATTTTAGGTGTGTTGGTTTCTGCGGCAGTATTAACATATGGTGGTGTTAGTCTGTTTGTAGTTGTTTTTGCTGTTTATCCACTAGCTTTAACATTGTTTCGTGAAGCTAATATCAGTAGAAAGTTAATACCGGCAACAGTTGCGCTAGGAGCTTTCACTTTTACAATGACAGCAATACCAGGAACACCACAAATACAAAATCTAATCCCTATTGACTATTATCAAACTTCCGCAACAGCGGCTCCAATAATGGGAATAATCGCTGGATTAATAATGGCAGTAGGTGGATATTTGTATCTTCGATGGCGCGAGAAAAAGTTAACGGCTAATGGAGAAACATATACAGAACCAAAAGATAATAAAATTTTTAAGGTGGAAGGGAAAACTCCTTCATTTATATTGTCTTTATTACCACTTCTAACGGTGCTTATTACGTTGAATGTCTTTAAATGGGACATTGTGCCATCGCTAATTTCGGGGATTGTTCTAATTATGCTGCTAAACTTGTCCAAATTTAAAGGTTTTGTAAAAGCTATTAATAGTGGAGCAGTTGGTTCAGTTACAGCAATTATTAATACAAGTGCTGCTGTTGGATTCGGTACTGTTGTAAAAGCGGTTCCAGGATTTGATAAGCTTACAGAGGTATTACTAGGAGTGAAAGGTAATCCATTAATCTCTGAAGCAATTGCTGTCAATGTCTTAGCTGGTGCGACAGGGTCTGCCTCAGGGGGATTAGGAATAGCACTTGAAGCACTTGGGGATAAGTATTATAAAATCGCTCAGAACACTGGAATTGATCCAGAGCATCTTCACCGAGTTGCCTCTTTATCCTCTGGAGGGTTGGATGCCCTACCGCATAATGGAGCAGTGCTAACGTTGTTTGCGATAACTGGTTTGACACATAAAGATAGTTATAAGGATATATTTGTTGTCGCTGTATTAATTCCAGTAATTTCAGTACTAGTAGTTATCCTCTTAACCTTTATAGGTATCTATTAA
- a CDS encoding 3-hydroxybutyrate dehydrogenase has product MVENKVVFITGAASGIGYEVGVEFVKNGAKVAFSDINEEKVHEVTQKLNQEGYDCFGIKCDVTDEEELKSAINATVERYSRLDVLINNAGLQHIDSIEDFPTEKFEFITKVMLVAPFMATKHVFPIMKKQGTGRIINMASINGLIGFAGKAAYNSSKHGVIGLTKVTALEGADSGITVNAICPGYVDTPLVRNQLEDLASNRNISLEKVLEEVIYPLVPQKRLLSVQEIADYTLFLASDKARGVTGQAVVIDGGYTAQ; this is encoded by the coding sequence ATGGTTGAAAATAAAGTTGTATTTATTACAGGCGCAGCGAGTGGTATTGGTTACGAAGTTGGGGTCGAATTTGTTAAAAATGGAGCTAAAGTAGCTTTTTCTGATATTAACGAAGAGAAAGTACACGAAGTTACGCAAAAATTAAATCAAGAAGGTTATGACTGTTTTGGTATAAAGTGTGATGTTACAGACGAAGAAGAGTTAAAAAGCGCAATTAATGCGACAGTCGAACGGTATAGCAGGCTCGATGTTCTGATTAATAATGCGGGTTTACAACATATTGATTCAATTGAAGATTTTCCGACAGAGAAGTTTGAGTTTATTACAAAAGTGATGCTTGTTGCACCGTTCATGGCGACCAAGCATGTATTTCCTATCATGAAAAAACAAGGAACGGGTCGAATTATCAATATGGCTTCTATCAATGGTCTGATTGGTTTCGCAGGAAAGGCTGCTTATAATAGTTCGAAACATGGTGTGATTGGACTAACTAAAGTTACTGCTTTAGAAGGTGCGGATAGTGGAATCACGGTTAATGCTATATGCCCAGGGTATGTAGATACACCTCTTGTTCGAAACCAGCTTGAGGATTTAGCGAGTAATCGCAATATTTCATTGGAAAAAGTACTCGAGGAAGTAATTTATCCACTAGTTCCACAAAAACGTTTATTGTCCGTTCAGGAAATTGCGGATTATACACTGTTTCTGGCAAGTGATAAAGCAAGAGGAGTGACTGGTCAAGCTGTTGTTATTGATGGTGGGTATACCGCGCAATAA
- a CDS encoding sigma-54 interaction domain-containing protein yields the protein MVSLDSYRDEIFETVFEHAYHCFVVVNEEGLITYLNNTYCDFLGVDKSEAIGVHVADVIENSRMHIVARTGIEEIADLQYIRGNHMIANRIPIHSDGRVVGAVGTVLFRDTKEWMKMNSHIKDLLLELEHYRNQFKNKDGATYSLHDIVGSSRQMNDLKNKIKKISPGDVSILFRGESGTGKELFAHSVHQLSERNTKPFVTVNCAAIPDHLLESELFGYEDGAFTGARKGGKLGKFQLADGGTLFLDEIGDMPLSAQVKILRVLQEGEVEAVGSVNTQKVDVRIIAATNQPLERLIEEQRFREDLFYRINVIQVHIPPLRDRPEDLRVLSKFFLDKVTNRTGKRVIGIDLDVLDRFVQLNWPGNIRELENVIESAVHLTNTELIKFEDLPDHIQLNASFLKENGTLKEIMENTEKQVIEKVLNKVNGDKTKAKELLGIGKSNLYDKIKKYGL from the coding sequence ATGGTATCTTTAGATAGTTATCGGGATGAAATCTTTGAAACTGTTTTTGAGCATGCCTATCATTGTTTTGTTGTAGTTAATGAAGAAGGGTTGATTACCTATCTAAATAACACCTATTGTGATTTTCTTGGTGTTGATAAATCAGAAGCAATCGGCGTGCATGTCGCCGATGTCATTGAAAATTCTAGAATGCATATTGTTGCTCGGACAGGGATTGAGGAAATTGCAGATCTTCAATATATTCGTGGAAACCATATGATTGCGAATAGAATCCCAATACATTCTGACGGAAGAGTAGTTGGAGCAGTTGGAACGGTGCTGTTTCGTGATACAAAAGAATGGATGAAAATGAATAGTCATATAAAAGATCTATTATTAGAACTTGAACATTATCGTAATCAATTCAAAAATAAGGATGGTGCTACATACTCCCTTCACGATATAGTTGGAAGTTCACGCCAAATGAATGACCTTAAGAATAAAATTAAAAAGATTTCCCCTGGGGATGTATCTATCTTATTTAGGGGAGAAAGTGGAACAGGAAAGGAGCTATTTGCACATAGTGTTCATCAATTGAGTGAACGAAATACAAAACCATTTGTTACGGTTAACTGTGCGGCAATACCGGACCATTTACTTGAATCAGAGCTGTTTGGTTATGAGGACGGGGCTTTTACAGGTGCGAGGAAGGGCGGGAAATTAGGAAAGTTTCAACTAGCAGATGGTGGTACACTTTTCTTAGATGAAATTGGTGATATGCCGTTAAGTGCTCAAGTGAAGATTTTAAGAGTTTTACAAGAAGGAGAAGTTGAAGCGGTTGGATCAGTTAATACCCAGAAGGTGGATGTAAGAATTATAGCCGCAACAAATCAACCGTTAGAGAGGCTAATAGAGGAGCAGCGGTTTAGGGAAGATTTGTTTTACAGAATTAACGTCATTCAGGTCCATATTCCACCACTTCGAGATCGACCAGAAGACCTGCGTGTTTTATCTAAATTTTTTCTTGATAAGGTCACAAATCGAACGGGAAAAAGAGTTATTGGTATTGATTTGGATGTCTTAGATCGATTCGTTCAATTAAATTGGCCAGGAAATATAAGAGAATTAGAGAACGTTATTGAATCTGCAGTTCATTTAACCAACACAGAGCTTATTAAATTTGAAGACTTACCAGACCATATCCAGTTAAATGCTTCTTTTCTTAAAGAGAATGGTACGTTAAAAGAGATCATGGAAAATACAGAAAAACAGGTGATTGAGAAGGTATTAAACAAGGTGAACGGAGATAAAACGAAAGCAAAAGAATTATTAGGAATAGGTAAATCAAACTTGTATGACAAAATAAAAAAGTATGGGTTGTAA
- a CDS encoding LysR family transcriptional regulator translates to MEIRHLITFQTIVEVGSYTRAALKLGYTQSTITSHIQALDHEIGGELFTFENRKLQLTHLGRELIPLAEDLLSTHDQIKNMQSAHEVKGGLRVAAPESLTISKVGPIIRGYSLKYPQVKLTLTNGTCGQNQADLVSGRVDIALMVYPELNLEKCIHYPLGEEKIVLVSSNDGPDHFDEYKKDNQQYFFITNEEGCSYRSMFERYLLKHNIHNFQTMELWSIEAIKQTVMSGLGFAVLPYITVKEEVDRGKLKILSHSEKFDPIYSHMLIKKKRWVSPAVEAFTELVLNSFRENDEECFN, encoded by the coding sequence ATGGAAATTAGACATCTTATAACGTTTCAAACCATTGTAGAAGTAGGAAGTTATACAAGGGCTGCTTTGAAGTTAGGTTATACTCAATCCACGATAACCTCTCATATTCAAGCACTTGACCACGAAATTGGTGGCGAACTTTTCACTTTTGAAAATAGGAAATTGCAGCTTACTCATTTAGGAAGAGAATTAATACCTTTAGCGGAGGATTTACTTTCTACCCATGATCAGATTAAGAACATGCAAAGCGCCCATGAAGTTAAGGGAGGATTAAGGGTGGCCGCACCAGAATCTTTAACTATTTCTAAAGTAGGTCCAATCATTAGGGGCTATTCCTTGAAATATCCTCAAGTGAAACTCACGCTAACCAACGGTACATGTGGACAAAATCAAGCTGACTTAGTAAGCGGACGGGTTGATATTGCTTTAATGGTATACCCAGAATTAAATCTCGAAAAGTGCATTCATTATCCCTTAGGTGAGGAGAAAATCGTCCTTGTCAGCAGTAATGATGGTCCAGATCATTTTGATGAATATAAAAAAGATAATCAACAATACTTTTTTATAACAAACGAAGAAGGATGCAGTTACCGGTCAATGTTTGAAAGATATCTTTTAAAGCATAACATCCACAACTTTCAAACCATGGAGTTATGGAGTATAGAAGCAATCAAACAAACGGTTATGAGTGGACTTGGATTTGCTGTATTACCTTACATTACAGTGAAAGAAGAAGTAGATAGAGGCAAGCTAAAAATCCTAAGTCATTCTGAAAAATTTGACCCAATTTATTCCCATATGCTAATTAAAAAGAAAAGATGGGTGTCTCCCGCCGTTGAGGCTTTTACTGAATTAGTTTTAAATTCGTTTAGGGAAAATGACGAGGAGTGTTTTAATTGA
- a CDS encoding LysE family transporter produces the protein MSITAFLSYVVITSITPGPSNILMMNESRKCGITGAWRFSSGILAGFAVLGFMSGALTTSLYSWIPVIEPYFKLAGAAYLLYLAWQISFQKGSKKGYEDMQSSFLSGFIFQVINIKSILFFLTVMSVFILPFYHSVKSIVFYLTLAIFLGWLALLLWSGFGSIFKNLFTKHDKSFRVIMSLLLIYSAVSIYL, from the coding sequence ATGAGTATAACAGCATTTCTTTCTTATGTAGTAATTACATCAATTACGCCTGGGCCAAGTAACATCTTAATGATGAATGAATCACGAAAATGCGGCATTACTGGGGCATGGCGTTTCAGCAGCGGGATTTTGGCAGGATTTGCTGTACTTGGATTTATGAGTGGAGCACTTACAACAAGTCTATACAGTTGGATTCCTGTTATAGAGCCCTATTTTAAATTAGCTGGTGCAGCATATCTACTTTACTTGGCATGGCAAATTAGCTTCCAAAAAGGTTCAAAAAAGGGCTATGAGGATATGCAATCCTCCTTTTTATCAGGTTTTATATTTCAGGTTATTAATATAAAAAGTATTTTGTTTTTCCTAACAGTGATGAGCGTTTTTATTCTGCCGTTTTATCATTCTGTTAAATCCATTGTATTTTATTTAACTTTAGCCATTTTTCTAGGGTGGTTAGCACTGCTTTTATGGTCAGGGTTTGGCTCTATCTTCAAAAATTTATTTACAAAACATGACAAGTCCTTTCGAGTTATTATGAGTTTATTATTGATTTATTCTGCGGTAAGTATTTATCTTTAA
- a CDS encoding IclR family transcriptional regulator — translation MQTIDRTMQITRLLSSSELKKGLSISNLSKQCNLPLSTMHRLLKAMKKHGLVIQNSDTKLYALGTTWLEYGLQLYDNLDYVEVIRTELERLMQEVEETVYFSKPNGLDSLIVERIDCQSNPIRIYDQLGIRIPMHIGAANKVMLANMSTQQAGLVVNTLVEENGKEEFWNTLNRIKKQGFGESHGEKTPNTSALGAPVFNHLDELIGAVSIGFINFNLTDERLHRLIEQIIKTGMRISSKLGYKNSASL, via the coding sequence ATGCAGACCATTGATCGAACCATGCAAATAACAAGATTACTATCTTCAAGTGAATTGAAAAAGGGGCTATCTATCTCTAATCTGTCCAAGCAATGCAATCTTCCACTTAGTACGATGCACCGTCTTTTGAAAGCAATGAAAAAGCATGGGCTTGTTATACAAAATAGTGATACAAAACTATACGCATTAGGAACTACCTGGTTAGAATATGGCTTACAGTTGTATGATAATCTGGATTATGTTGAGGTTATACGTACTGAGTTAGAAAGACTTATGCAAGAAGTAGAGGAAACTGTTTATTTCAGCAAACCAAATGGTCTTGATTCGTTAATAGTAGAGCGAATTGATTGTCAAAGTAATCCCATTCGCATTTATGATCAACTAGGTATCCGAATTCCCATGCATATAGGGGCGGCTAATAAAGTCATGCTTGCTAATATGTCCACACAACAAGCAGGATTAGTTGTGAATACTTTAGTAGAAGAAAATGGAAAAGAGGAATTTTGGAATACGTTAAATCGAATAAAGAAACAAGGATTCGGTGAAAGTCATGGAGAAAAAACACCTAATACTTCCGCGTTAGGTGCTCCCGTGTTTAATCATTTAGACGAACTCATCGGGGCAGTAAGTATTGGGTTCATAAACTTTAACCTCACCGATGAACGTTTGCATAGATTAATAGAACAAATTATTAAAACAGGAATGCGCATTTCTAGTAAATTAGGCTATAAAAATTCTGCTAGCCTTTAG
- a CDS encoding dimethylarginine dimethylaminohydrolase family protein: MIRVSYSGSMVRKLEHVIIKHPRDAFISQEHLRNEWKRFNYIEEPNYEEVLDEFNQFLTILENHVAHIDYLPVSKQTGLDSIYAHDPVKFTKEGAIILKSGKELRQPEAKVYKQFLQEKNIPIIGELTGEAVSDAGDIVWLDNRTLAVGRGYRTNDEAIRQLKEITAHLVDEFIVVQLPHDQGEDECLHLMSIISMVDHDLAVVHSRLMPVFFRQLLLKRGINLIEVPEKEYLTLGCNVLALEPRVCLIVSGNNETKRKLEAAGATVFEYKGIEISYKGTGGPTCLTCPVIRN, translated from the coding sequence ATGATAAGGGTGAGCTACAGTGGTTCAATGGTTCGAAAATTAGAGCATGTAATTATTAAACATCCACGTGACGCTTTTATTAGTCAAGAACATTTACGTAATGAATGGAAAAGGTTTAATTATATCGAAGAACCTAATTACGAGGAAGTTTTAGATGAATTTAACCAGTTTTTAACAATCCTGGAGAATCATGTAGCACATATCGATTATTTACCGGTTTCTAAACAAACAGGACTTGATTCCATTTATGCGCATGATCCCGTGAAATTCACAAAAGAAGGCGCTATCATTTTGAAATCCGGAAAAGAACTAAGGCAACCTGAAGCCAAAGTGTATAAACAATTCTTGCAAGAGAAGAACATACCTATTATTGGTGAATTAACTGGTGAAGCTGTGTCAGATGCAGGAGATATTGTTTGGTTAGATAACCGTACATTAGCAGTTGGTCGTGGTTATCGAACAAATGATGAAGCCATCCGGCAATTAAAGGAAATAACTGCACACTTGGTAGATGAATTTATTGTTGTACAACTGCCACATGATCAGGGAGAAGATGAATGCTTACATCTTATGTCTATCATCAGTATGGTTGATCATGATTTGGCGGTAGTTCATTCTAGGCTGATGCCCGTATTTTTCAGACAATTATTACTTAAACGGGGAATCAATTTAATTGAAGTACCAGAAAAAGAATATCTGACGCTTGGATGCAATGTCCTAGCTTTGGAACCAAGAGTTTGTTTAATCGTTTCTGGTAACAACGAAACAAAAAGAAAGCTAGAAGCAGCAGGAGCAACCGTATTTGAATACAAAGGTATAGAGATATCTTATAAAGGAACAGGAGGACCTACTTGTCTAACCTGTCCCGTTATTCGTAATTAA
- a CDS encoding dimethylarginine dimethylaminohydrolase family protein codes for MFKQLIVKKTGRSYLNGLTTSDLGEPDYTKLLSQHDAYIEALEMCDVAIKILPKSEEFPDSTFVEDTAVLTSEFAVITNPGADSRNGEIKEMEHVLKEFYTDIRYINAPGTLDGGDVLQIDKHFYIGISDRTNEDGANQLKRIVESSGYQATIVPLKKFFHLKSGVSYLGDNLIIAAGEFVDHPDFVQYEKIVVPPEEEYSANCIRVNDFVIFPKGFEKTKKQINDAGYRTIEVDMTEFQKHDGGLSCLSLRF; via the coding sequence ATGTTTAAACAATTGATTGTTAAAAAAACTGGAAGAAGCTACTTAAATGGATTAACTACTAGTGATTTAGGAGAGCCAGACTATACTAAATTACTTTCACAACATGATGCTTATATAGAGGCATTAGAAATGTGCGATGTGGCGATTAAAATACTCCCCAAAAGTGAGGAGTTTCCTGACTCTACTTTTGTTGAGGATACAGCCGTGCTAACATCCGAATTTGCTGTAATAACAAATCCAGGCGCTGATTCACGGAATGGTGAAATTAAAGAAATGGAGCATGTTTTAAAAGAATTTTATACAGACATTCGCTATATAAATGCACCGGGTACTTTGGATGGTGGTGATGTCCTTCAAATCGATAAACATTTTTACATCGGCATTTCAGACCGTACGAATGAAGATGGTGCTAACCAATTAAAAAGAATAGTAGAATCATCTGGTTATCAAGCAACGATTGTACCTTTGAAGAAATTCTTCCATTTAAAATCCGGAGTATCATATCTTGGAGATAACCTTATTATTGCTGCCGGCGAGTTTGTTGATCATCCAGACTTCGTACAATATGAAAAAATTGTAGTACCACCAGAAGAAGAATATTCAGCTAACTGCATCCGTGTTAATGATTTTGTCATCTTTCCAAAAGGATTTGAAAAGACGAAAAAGCAGATAAACGATGCTGGGTATAGAACAATTGAGGTCGATATGACTGAATTTCAGAAGCATGATGGTGGTTTGAGCTGCCTTTCTTTACGGTTTTAA